Proteins found in one Hemibagrus wyckioides isolate EC202008001 linkage group LG23, SWU_Hwy_1.0, whole genome shotgun sequence genomic segment:
- the LOC131343942 gene encoding LOW QUALITY PROTEIN: polycomb complex protein BMI-1-A-like (The sequence of the model RefSeq protein was modified relative to this genomic sequence to represent the inferred CDS: substituted 2 bases at 2 genomic stop codons): MELSDSVVKGLQTLADPAYFGLKSFTIFTEGAFRSLLSFPTDSVFDYPELKNIDQALLKHCHTAATTFILEVVKQNADKSTLCSCLEDLRFDSERVEAFYVLYQVIPSFKVCCMLSDLXTNMFIHCFLSFLXKNKANVEKLLSSIDRCPPHITDVSWRLDYCIKNSHVHKVNQPSYLISFNTENGKNNGASSELNFNCTLEQLQDLVGKMKDAAKSVERATQLPSMTMHRTTRIKITELNPHLMCVLCGGYFIDATTIIECLHSFCKMCIVRYLATSKYCPICDVQVHKTKPLLNIRSDKTLQDIVYKLVPGLFKNEMKRRRDFYAEHPSVDAANGSNEDRGEVADEDKRIITDDEIISLSIEFFDPKAKQQGSEGEKQTKDEANNKRYLQCPAAMTVMHLRKFLRSKMDIPCSFQIEVMYEDEPLKDYYTLMDIAYIYTWRRNGPLPLKYRVRPNCKKMKIAHTQDGLSSANRSESDSASDQANSPAGAPSTSSPLPSPSTPVQSTHPHFPHISNPVNGSSMGSPNRQFTFSNKMRKASLNGSSTSSG, encoded by the exons ATGGAGTTGTCAGATTCGGTGGTAAAGGGGCTTCAAACCCTAGCCGATCCAGCCTACTTTGGTTTAAAATCCTTCACCATCTTTACCGAAGGGGCCTTCCGCAGTCTGCTGTCGTTTCCGACCGACAGCGTTTTCG ACTACCCAGAACTGAAAAACATTGATCAGGCCCTTCtgaaacactgtcacactgcaGCAACAACATTTATACTGGAAGTAGTAAAACAGAATGCAGACAAATCAACTTTATG CTCATGCCTCGAAGACCTCAGATTTGACAGCGAGCGAGTGGAGGCATTTTATGTGCTCTATCAGGTGATACCCTCATTCAAAGTGTGTTGTATGCTGAGTGATTTGTGAACAAACATGTTCATACATTGCTTTTTATCTTTCCtttagaaaaacaaagcaaatgtggaaaaactgttGTCAAG CATTGATAGATGCCCACCTCATATAACAGATGTTTCTTGGCGCTTAGATTACTGTATAAAG AACAGCCATGTGCATAAGGTCAATCAGCCATCCTATCTGATTTCTTTCAACACTGAG AATGGTAAGAATAATGGAGCCTCTTCAGAACTAAACTTTAACTGCACCTTGGAACAACTCcag GATTTAGTGGGCAAGATGAAAGATGCAGCGAAGAGTGTGGAGAGAGCCACCCAGCT ACCTTCCATGACGATGCATCGCACAACAAGAATCAAGATCACAGAGCTAAATCCACAtttgatgtgtgtattgtgtggtggaTATTTCATCGATGCAACCACAATCATAGAATGCTTGCATTCAT TTTGTAAAATGTGCATTGTCCGCTACCTGGCGACCAGTAAATACTGTCCCATATGTGATGTCCAGGTCCACAAAACAaagcctcttctcaatattag GTCTGACAAAACTCTGCAGGACATTGTGTATAAGTTGGTCCCAGGTCTTTTCAAAA ATGAAATGAAGCGAAGAAGAGATTTCTATGCTGAACACCCATCAGTGGATG ctGCAAATGGTTCTAATGAAGATCGTGGTGAAGTTGCTGATGAGGATAAGAGAATCATCACAGATGATGAGATTATCAGTTTGTCAATTGAGTTCTTTGACCCCAA GGCTAAACAgcaagggagtgagggagagaaacagacaaaggATGAG GCAAACAACAAGAGGTACCTGCAGTGTCCTGCTGCCATGACTGTAATGCATTTGAGGAAGTTTCTGAGAAGTAAGATGGACATACCATGCTCCTTTCAG ATTGAAGTGATGTATGAGGATGAACCCCTAAAGGACTACTACACATTAATGGACATTGCTTACATTTACACATGGAGAAGG AATGGACCGCTACCCTTGAAATATCGAGTACGTCCCAACTGCAAAAAGATGAAGATCGCTCACACACAGGATGGCTTAAGCAGTGCCAACCGCTCAGAAAGTGACTCTGCAAGTGACCAGGCCAACAGCCCAGCTGGAGCCCCATCTACATCCTCACCACTACCAAGTCCAAGCACACCTGTTCAGtccactcatcctcattttccTCATATTTCCAACCCAGTCAACGGCTCCTCAATGGGAAGCCCCAATCGGCAATTTACGTTCAGCAACAAAATGCGAAAAGCGTCTCTGAATGGATCTTCTACTTCTTCGGGGTGA